One Cinclus cinclus chromosome 24, bCinCin1.1, whole genome shotgun sequence genomic window, TGAGGGAACAGAGGGGACAGTAGCTGAGCCCCCCAAACTCATCCCATGCACACTGCCAACTCCAGGGGACAGGCAGAACAAGGCAGAGGGTGGCTGTACCCCATCCACACAGGGAGGGGACAATCCCTGAGGTTGGGCTGTGTCCCATCAGGAGTGTGACCACTCGGGCAATGAGCGGCTGGAGGGCCGGGAGCTGGAGGAGTTTTGTCGGCGGCTGCTGCGGCGgccagagctggaggagctttTTGGGCGCTACTCAGGTGAGGACCGGGTTCTGTCGGCCGAGGAGCTGCAGGATTTCCTGAGGGATCAGGGCGAGGACTCCAGCCTGCACCAGGCCCGCACCATCATCCGCACCTATGAGCTCAATGAGAAGGGTAGGGCTGGGGGtgtgggataatgggatgggcGCTGCCACGGGAGGTCATGGATATAGGGATGGGGCTCTGATTGGTGCCATCACCCCCCCAAATGGGCATGGGGTCCTCCAAGGTTTCTTTTACTGTCCTGGTGTCCATTTCCAGAGTGCCCCCAGTGTCAGCCATCCAGCACATGGCCTGGCTGGTACCTGGTGGAatgtgacactgtggggacagaggATGCGAAGGTGGGGATGGACAGCAGGTGGGTTCCACATCTCATGGGTGATGTGATACCAGCTCTGGTATGAATGTGACACTACTGAGAGACTTCTGTCTTCCTCAGGTCCCACCATGGCAGGTCCAGGGTGAACATAGCGCTAGGAGGACAGGGGACATCATGTTGTTTATGAAGGACACCTCCATGTCACAATAGTACCCTTAAGGCAGATGTGGCACTAGGAGGATGAGGGACATCACATGGGAGATGGAACACAAAGGGGACTTTCCCTGGGTGCCACAGTGCCAGGTGTCGGGTGACATGGCACGGGGGAGGACAGAGGGCATCAGAGTGGGCACAGGGAACCTCTATGCCTCATGGGTGTCACCATGCCACATTCAGAGTGAATGTGGCACCAGCAGGATGAGTGACATCGGGATGGAGATGGGACACTTGAGGGAACCTACATGTCCCCTGGATGCCACAGTGCCAGGTCAAGGGGTGACCATGGCACCGCTGGGACCTCCAAATGGGGAAAGTCCCCAGGATGCCACCCTGCCAGCACCATGCCAGCCCTCTGTGACACCTGCCACCATGTCCCACAGCCAAACAGCAGGACCTGATGATGCTGGATGGCTTCATGATGTAcctgctctcagctgctggTGACATCCTCAACCAGGAGCACACCAAGGTGCACCAAGACATGAGCCAGCCGCTGAGCCACTACTTCATCTCCTCCTCCCACAACACCTACCTGACCCGCAACCAGATTGGCGGCACCAGCAGCACCGAAGCCTACGTCAGGTGTGTGTCCCTGGGCCCCGTGGAGGCTCAGAAGGTCCTGTGGCTCAGaggtgacagggacacacctggtGCCGATGTGGTGGCAGGGCGCTGAGGGCAGGGTGCCGCTGTGTGGAGCTGGACTGCTGGGAGGGCTCGGACGGGGAACCTGTGGTGTACCACGGCCACACACTCACCTCCAAAATCCTCTTCCGTGACGTCATCGAGAGCATCCGCGACTCTGCCTTCGAGGTGAGGCTGGGgatggcagccctgggggatgtggggtgtggggtTCCAGGTGTGGGGTGCCGGGTGCTGAGTGCCTCTGCCCAGTGCTGGGTGCTAGGTGCTGAGTGCTGCCTGTCCCCATGCCCAGAAATCCCCCTACCCTGTCATCCTGTCCCTGGAAAACCACTGCGGGCTGGAGCAGCAGTCCACCATGGCCCGGCACATGAAGGCCATCCTGGGGGACAGGCTGCTGACACAgcccctgcaggagcaggaccCCCACCATCTCCCCTCACCAGAGGTAAGACCACCTATGCACCCACCAtagtgtccccatgtcccctccgAGCTCTGAGCTCGGATCTGCCTCCTGtagcagctgaaggaaaagatCCTGGTGAAGGGCAAGAAGCTGCCAGAGCTCTGGCAGGAGCCCCGGCGTGTCACCTCCCTTCTGGaccctgaggaggaggaagaggaagaggaggaagatgaagaggaggagaaggtgcAAGAGAGAAGCCCCCGGCGGGTAAGAGACTTCCCTAGGACTCTGGTTCTGGGGGACCCCAGCATCCTGGTGGTCCTGATGGATCAGAGCATCCTGGTGGTGCCCGGGGACCATGGCATGCTGGCACTGTCCCAGCTaagcactgccagctctgccatccccctctgcagccctgttCTCTCCTCTTTCAGTCGCTGCAGTCACTGCAGGAGATCAAACCTCTGCAGGTGGGTCAtggaatggagctggggtggctgAAAGGGCAGGCGCTGTGGGGGCAGTGAGTGGCTGCCACTGCCTGGAAGAGGGGTCCGAACTTGGGGACCCCTCAGctgttcttcccttttcctcttggGTGGCCTCTTTCTGGGGTTTGGGGCTTTGATTTCTTTGTCACCTCACGTTCTCCCTCATGTTGGGCCTCCATCACATCCAGGGTGACCTGTTGGAGTCTGTATCACTTGGGGATCTCTGTCACCTCAAGTATTCCATCATCGTGGGCTGTCCATTCCCTTGGGCTCTCCATGACTTCAGGTTCTCAACCTGCTTGGGTTCCCCATGAACCCCTGGTCCATCATTCCATTGTCTCAGGTTCTGCACCACTTTGGGGTCTCCACTACATCAGGGTCTCCACTGCTTTGAGGGTCTCCATGGCCTTGGGGGTCTCAGCACTCAGCACTGGCAGGGGAGGGGATCTGTACACCCTTTGGCTGGAAGGTGGCCCCCAGGGCCAGGTTGTCCCTGACACCACGGTGGCTCCCACAGGCCAAGGACGCGTCGcaggtgtccccagagctgtcGGCATTGGTGGTTTACTGCCAGGCTGTCCCCTTCCCCGGGCTGGCCCAGGCCCTGcgccacccccagccctgccagatGTCCTCCTTCAGCGAGAGGAAGGCACGGAAGCTCATCAAGGAGGCAGGTGAGGGCCACCAGACAGGGACaggcatggggacagggatgggaacagggtGGGTCCATACTCTTGAGTCACTGGGATGCAGGATGGGCTGAGAATGATGGGCTCTGTCTCTAGGGCTCCATGGGTGGTGGTCAGGGTCACACTGGCCTCACCCAGGCTGCCCTGGATGGGTGAGACTGGAGTCTGCTGGCAGGGCCTGGGGCCAGAGGCCAGGGTTGGGGTCGCACGATCAGGATCAAGGGCTGGGATCAGGGTTGAGGATGTGGCATCTGGGTCCAGGGCCTGAGGCTGGCAATAAGGTCTGGGTCACAGTCCAGGGACTGAGGTCTGGGGTCAAGAGCTGTGACTGGGGATCAGTGTCAGAATCTGAGGTCAGGGCCTGAGATTAAGATCCAAGTCAGTCTTCAAGATCTGGGGTCCAGGGTCAGTGTCTGGGGCCCGGGTCAATGTCTGGAATCAAGGATTAGGATCTGGGTCAGGGCATATGCTTGGGGGTTTTGGTTTCGAATCTGAGGTCCAGGGATCAGGGTCAATATCTGGGGTCAGGGTCTGGGTTCCATGGTCAAGGTCCAGGGTCAGGGGTCCAAAGTCCAAGTGTGAGGTCAAGATCAGGATCCAGGGTCAGaggtttggggtctggggtccgAGGTCAAAGTCTAGGGTTGGGGTCTGAACTTCAGGGTCTGGTTTCAGGGCCTGGGTCACATTTCAGGCTCAGGCCCACCCAGCTGGGTAGGCTCTGTCCACATCCCTGGGCCCATCACCCAGTGTTGGGGCCCCCCAGCAGCCTTGGAGGCTGCAGTGGCCCCGCTGAGCCGTGTCCCCCCCAGGCCCAGCGCTGGTCCGGTACAACGCCTGCCAGCTCAGCCGCGTGTACCCGCTGGGGCTCAAGATGAACTCTGCCAACTACAACCCTCAGGAGATGTGGaatgctggctgccagctgggtGAGACCCCCAGCCCCCCCTGACCTGGCACCCTCCCCTGGAGCCATCACCCACCCTGACACccatcccactgtccccacagtgGCCCTCAACTTCCAGACGCCGGGGTACGAGATGGACCTGAACGCCGGGCGCTTCCTGCCCAACGGGCGCTGTGGTTACGTCCTGAAGCCCCTGTGCCTGCGCAGCCCCCCCGGGGAGGGGGCCCGGCGCCTGGCGCTGCACATCAGGGTGAGGACACCCCATGAGCCTGTCCCCAGGCCCTCGAGGATGACACCCCGTCCCTGCTGAGTCACACCAGTGACATTCCAATGCCTGGCCAGGTGCCACCCGCCATCTTTTCCCAGATGACACCAACCCTGCTCCCAACCAGGTGCCACCTAACTTCTGGGTGCCACCAACCAGGTGGTTCAGTCAGGTGCCACCCATGTCCCCTCAGGGTGATGCCAACCCCAtgtcctgccctgtgccactCTCACACCTTCTCCTGGGTGCCACGAACCTCTCTTTTGCTGGGGACACTGACCCACCCCTCACATCTGTTTGGGTACCACCCATGTCTCTACTTCTGGGTGACACCAACCCTTCCCCCAAATCCAGCTGGTATCAGCCATGTCCCTTCTCTAAGATGGCATCAGccacctccctcctccccagcccgTTCCCAGTCCCAGCCAGGTGTCACCCACGTCCCTTCTCCTGAGGACCCAGCTGTATGTCACTCATGTTCCTTCTCCTGGGTGGTACCAGCCCCTCCCTCCTCTTCACCCCATCCCCACTCCTGGCTGGGTGCTATCTGCTTCCTTCTGGAGACACCAACCCTGTCCCCAGCCGTGTGCCACCTACGTCCCTTCTCCTGGATGGCACCAGccacctccctcctcctcatcccttgCAGACTACTGACTGACACTTCTGGGTGACACCAACCCTGTCCCCAAATGCAACTGGTGTCAGCCACTGGGTGGCATCAGCCACCTCCCTCCCTTTCACcgtgcccccagccccagccaagTGCCATCCACATCCCTTCTCCTGGGGGCAGCAGTCCTTTCCCCATACCCACGCTCCCCCAGGCTCCTCGTGGTCCCTGTACTCTggtccccagctccctgtgccacaggtgatcacagcacagcagctgcccaAGCTGAACAGGGACAAGGGCAGCTCCATCGTGGATCCCTTTGTGCGTGTGGAGATCCATGGGATCCCGGCCGACTGTGCCAAACAACAAACCCACCACAAGCTCAACAACGGTGAGTGCTGGCACCTGGGCACCCCCGGGTACACTCCAGCCCCCAGGGACATCCATTACCTCTCACAGCCCTTAAATACCAGGAATGCCCGAAGACaaccttgtcaccagggccccTTGGAGAACCCTGATCCCTGCAGACACCCCAGGGAACCTGATCTTCGGGGTGTTCCAGGACACCCTGACCCCAGGGTCCCTCAGGACACCTGGttcccagggacaccccagggcaCCTTGATCCAAGGGACACCTTGATGTCAGGGGTACCCTGATCCCTGTGAGGGACATTGGGTACCTACACCCCAGCACTCACTGCCAGTTGAACCAGCCAGTGCCCAGGACATCCCAGTCCCCTCTGTGCACCACagtgccccctccccagcacagccagatcCCCACCAGTGGCAGGGTCCATCATGTCCCAGTtcttcccagtgctgctcccttaCGGCCTCCAGTACACCCAGCCCAAGCCCAGTGTGATGCCTATTCTCCCCAGTATCCACAGCCCCAGTATGACCCCCATTCCCCCAGTATAccccaccacagccccagtgTTACCCTCATTCTCCCAGTatggcccagcccagctccaatATAACTTCCATTCCCTCCAGTACACCCCATTGGAGTCCCAGTATGATCCCATCTCTCCAGTATTCTCCACCACAGTCACTGTACAACCCCCGTTCTCCCAGTATAGCCCAGTCCAGTACCAGTATGACGCCCTTTTCCCCAGTATATCCCATCATGGCTCCAGTATGACCCCCATTCCCCCAGTATACTCCACCACAGCCCAAGTATGACCCCCTTTTTCCCAGTACACCCCACTGTGGCCCCAGCATCACCCCCACTGCCCCAGCCTCCTCATCCCCCAGGGCAGGACGGCAGCTCAGCCAAGGCAGGGGCAGTGCACGGGGGCCCTGACGGTCCCTGCGGGGCACTGGGTGGCCCCGGTGGCCCCAGTGGCCACACCCACCGCCCACGCCGGTGCCGCAGGTTTCAACCCGCGCTGGGAGGAGACGCTGCGGTTCCAGGTGCGGGTGCCCGAGCTGGCCCTGGTGCGCTTTGTGGTGGAGGACTATGACAGCACCTCCTGCAACGACTTTGTGGGGCAGTTCAcgctgcccctgcccagcatGCGCCAAGGTGGGTGCAGGTGCCACCCCACTGCCCTccggggatggggacagcccCCTGCCACCCGCTGAGCCCCCGTCTGTCCCCAGGGTACCGCCACATCCACCTGCTCTCCAAGGACGGGgcgtccctgtcccctgccacGCTTTTCGTGCATGTTCGATGCAAGAGCCTGTGAGGCATCCTCAGGAGGGACATCCTTGTGTCCCCGAGGTGCCCATGGGAGGGACATCGTGTCTCCGTCTGGGGGACAACAGACTCCTCCGTGGGTGGGGACCCTGTGTGGGGACAGTCCGAGGACACTGCTCACCTGTCTGTGGTGACAGCAGGGCTGAGAGTACCCCAAGGGGTCCCTGTTCCTCAGTGCCACCCAACCTGCTCCTCCCCACCTTGAGGGGACAGAGATGCTGTACCAACCCCCCCAACAACAGCCTAGCACAGCCCCACAGGGGTGACAGCAAACAACAAATCTCACCAGTCCTGGCCACACTTGATCCCAGCCCCTCTCTTGGGATGCAAGGACGGTGCCATCACCCTGGAGTCCCTAAGGGGACCCTGCAACCACACACTCCACTGTGCCCAGGTGGGGACACATTCCCAATCTCTGATCTGGCACCAGTGACAGTTACAGATTTACACCCTGGGATCAAGCCAGTCGaataaaggttttattttaacagaTCCTGTCTcagtgtccctgtcaccccccGGGGCCCATTGTGGGTGGATCAGGGCTGAGCCCATCCCCAAATCAGCAGTGCCCTCGGGAGCTGCCAAGCACCCATGGGTACTGCACCCATGAAGCTGGGGGAATTCATTGGAGCAGCCCTCAAACCTGCCAGAGGGAGGGTCCCACGGGGTGTCCCCCACCCACACCCAGCCTCCCCTagcccaggacagcagggacacaggaggggacacagaggtaCTTGCATAGGTGACACAGGACCCCGAGCAGGGGGGATGTGATGGTGCTGCCAGGGGGGATGTGATGGGCTCCTGGTTCCCACTGAGGCCCCACAGGTCCAGGCTGGGATGGACACAGGTTCTCAGGGTCCGTGGTGCCATGGGGtgtgacagggacacacagggacagggaggcaTGAGAGTGCATAGACGGGGTCTTGGCCTTGGTGTGCAGCTTTGGAAACCTTTGGCTGGGCGGGCAGGAGCAACTTTGAGCTCTGGGTGGACAAGGTTCATGGCATGGCAGGAGGCTGTCTGGGCACTCCTTTCCCAAAATATCTCGATGGGATGAAGGCTTTCCATGAAAACGTTTCCTTTCCCTCGGCGGATCCCACAGCACGAGGTGACACCAGAAGCTGGTGCTGGAGGCATCAGGGGGCTGGGGAGGCCGAAGCCCCGGGGTGATGCAAATGGCATGTGTCCATATTTCCATGCTTccagagaaaagcagctgagcagagaggCTGGAGGTGTGGCAGTGGAGCATCCCCAGGTGCCCGCAGCGCCGTGGGGAACGAGCCCCAGGAGTCTGAGCAGAGCGGGGTGCGCAGGACACGTTCTGAATCCCCCTGGATCTTCGGGCGCTGCTGTCCCTCAGTTCAGCGTCCAGCAGGAAGGGTTGGAGTCTCCGTGGCCAGGCAGGAGGTGGGACAAGGCATCGCTTGCACAAATAGCCCTTTGAAAGGAATCTCGACGTGCTCCCGAGCCCGCGGGGAGGGACCCTGCTTAATGGAGTCAGGAGCAAACCGGGGGCAAAGAGCCGAGCAGGGGAGAGCCTGATGCACCCTcggggcaggcaggagggttTGGCCAGCAGCCACCACGTCGCCATAGCATCAACCTCAGCTGTCCCCATGGAGAAAAGTCCTGGTCCAGGAGCCCAGTGGTGACCTTCAGCAGCCGAATGCAACTCGTGGCAGTTGGGAACaggaaagatttaaaatatatataatatatacttTTATTATTCACCCGTTAAATCCATTATATGCCAATCATGATCTAGTTTCAGCAGTTACATTCCCTTGATCATGTCTTTATGAGATGCAGTTAAATCAAACAAGGAGACGGCTGATGGCAGTGGGGGCGGTGGCTCCAGTCCCCCTCTCCCAGCGTGGGTCTGGCTTTGGCAGAAAGGATGAGGGCAGCACCTCCGCAGGCCTGGCTCCTCCACGCTCTCCTGGCAAGGGCTCCCTTACTGCAGCACCAATCCAACCTGGGAGCAATGGAAATAGAGGTCAGGACGTGTTCTCTGCTCCGTTCCCAGCTCTGCGTGGACACAGCTAGGAGGGCTTGGTGTTGTCTCTGTGGGTTTCCCCACTGGTTTTGGGAATTTGAGCAGCAAAGCCCTGAGTTTGTGGCTGAACTGGCACACAGGCCCTGCCCAGTTCTGATCTGGGGAGGTGACCAATGTTTGGGGTGTGACAAGCTTTATAAAATTATGAGATAGCCTTGATTCATGAGCCAAGGATGTTTTTCAGCTCACAATGACTAGAGGGGGTGGAATACCTCTTCTgtgagttggggttgttcagcctggagaaggctgcagggaggccttagagccccttccagtgccaaAAGGGGCGCcaagagggactttggacaagggcctggagtgacaggacaaggggaaatggcttcccactgcctggAAGTGTCTAAGGCCAGGTGGAACTCCAggatagtagaaggtgtccctgcctgtgacaGGGTTGTGCtcttttaaggtcccttccaacccagaccattccatgattctgtgacttaGGAGAAGCTGCTTCCCAAGAGCCTGGTCCCTGGACATGTccctctgcaggcagctggcactgctggggactCTCCAGGGCATGCTGGTGGCTGGTCATGCACTCTGACCCAGTGGACCCAGAGGCAGCCCCACTACAGGAAACACTCCCAGCATCAGGCTCTCCCacaccccagctctcccagcaaaAGAAGGGATTGCTGACACCTCCTGGGTCTTCCTAGGAGGCTCAGCAGGCAAGTGAGGCTGGTTTACGGCACAGGGTTTGTGCTCAGAAACAGACCTGGCTTCACACCAGGGAATCAAAGCCCTGTGACTGCCATCAAGGCACTAATTAGGTGTTAAGGCATTAATTAGCTGTGACTTAGCTGGGCAGATTCTGGTTCTCAAGCACTATCCTCTGCAAGGTGGCTGTGGACTGGCCAGGTGCTGAATCACATCTCTGGTGTGGAGGGTCAGCAGCAACCAGGTGCCTCAGAATGGCCCAGGGCAGGCAgatggggctgcagcacagctctgggagcagctcagTGGGAACAGGCTGCTGGGCCTTGGGACAAATGACATCCTGGGATCCTGTGGCTCAGGCGCCTGCATGTGGTAGCAGAGCTCCTTTGTCACAGGTCCTGCTCCAGCCTGTCTGTTCTCTCCAGCGAGGTGGCTGTTCCTCCCACCCCAGCAGGACATGTTgacacccagggctgtgcagtgaCACCTAGGTCCTGTGCAGGACCACAGACGACTGTCATAACCCCAATGTCACATCTGTGACCCTGCAGCCCTCTGCTGTCTCTTCTGTGCTTGGTCTCCTTCCTCAGAGGGAAGAGGGTGGTGAGAGGGGAAGGACTGAA contains:
- the PLCD3 gene encoding LOW QUALITY PROTEIN: 1-phosphatidylinositol 4,5-bisphosphate phosphodiesterase delta-3 (The sequence of the model RefSeq protein was modified relative to this genomic sequence to represent the inferred CDS: inserted 2 bases in 1 codon), yielding MWLLPVPPRGRPRSRPGRPAPVQPQXTDLRHRPARLHRPGAPGATELPGAPGAPRAPESRQHRQHRQHQGYRGYRGSRVMICGRKARPAAEQLRAPSDGAGGSRRPGRALKKMGLTEDEDVQRMLQGSLLWKVKAKGGCRERLFCLQEDGVTVCFEGRFGRARSPQSFSVTLIEGVREGRQSEGLRKHGAAFPERHCFTLAFKGRRKNLDLAARGEEDARHWVQGLTKLMGRLQAMSQMEKLDHWIHGVLQRADRNKDNKMSFREVKSMLRMLNIDMDDIYASKLFKECDHSGNERLEGRELEEFCRRLLRRPELEELFGRYSGEDRVLSAEELQDFLRDQGEDSSLHQARTIIRTYELNEKAKQQDLMMLDGFMMYLLSAAGDILNQEHTKVHQDMSQPLSHYFISSSHNTYLTRNQIGGTSSTEAYVRALRAGCRCVELDCWEGSDGEPVVYHGHTLTSKILFRDVIESIRDSAFEKSPYPVILSLENHCGLEQQSTMARHMKAILGDRLLTQPLQEQDPHHLPSPEQLKEKILVKGKKLPELWQEPRRVTSLLDPEEEEEEEEEDEEEEKVQERSPRRSLQSLQEIKPLQAKDASQVSPELSALVVYCQAVPFPGLAQALRHPQPCQMSSFSERKARKLIKEAGPALVRYNACQLSRVYPLGLKMNSANYNPQEMWNAGCQLVALNFQTPGYEMDLNAGRFLPNGRCGYVLKPLCLRSPPGEGARRLALHIRVITAQQLPKLNRDKGSSIVDPFVRVEIHGIPADCAKQQTHHKLNNGFNPRWEETLRFQVRVPELALVRFVVEDYDSTSCNDFVGQFTLPLPSMRQGYRHIHLLSKDGASLSPATLFVHVRCKSL